aaaaatttaatgctctttttTTTACACGTCAATAACTTGACAAATACTGAACATTACTAGTAGTCTTTCAGACAATATTAAATGGTTAAATACAAGCAATTAGAAAGAATCAGTATCACTTTCACTCTCAGAGTTATCAGAAGATGTTTCTTGTAGTTCCTCATAATCCATGAATGAATGTTCATAATCATTACAATTGTCTTTTCCGCATGAGCAACTAGCATTACATATATCGCAACATAAATGCTTCACTCTGTTTTCTGCTGGATCATAGTTGTACGCAGACAACATAACTTGTCTCCTGCACTTATCCGAGTTATCAATGTACTTTTTCATATCATCATCTAAATTTTTGCATTGTCTTGAATTATAAAGTAATAAGGCCATTGCTGTTTGTGAACCATCTCGTCCTGCTCTACCTAACTGCTGTACAAAAGAATCCATATCCTTTGGTGGACCAAAGtgaattacattgtttacacCTTTAAAATTAACCCCCATTCCTGCAGCACTTGTTGCAATCAATACTCTTATTTTACCATTTTCATCCTGCATATCctgtttaatattttcttttacagtTTCAATTGTTTTTGAATGATACATATCAATGTTCTGAGTTTTTTCCATCTTAAATGCACTAAATACATCTCCACATAACTTGATAGAaggacaaaaaataatataacgTTCACATAGctcttttttttccttcaataaTCTTACTAAAAACAAGAATAAATCTGCTATTGGTATTGTACTTTTGACCTTTTTCACAAAGAGTTTAATATTGTCTCTATCAGGATTGTCAATCAATTCAAAGCAATCATTCATGGCAAACTTTCTCTTCAGGTCAGATCTAGCTGCCTTGTTAGCAGTTGCAGTTATCAGTAAAATAGGGCATTGAATCAGGGATCGTATTTCTCCAATTTTACCATACCACACTCTGAAAGGTTCATCACCTCTGCAACCACTTTCTCCcctgaaataaaaatagaaaactctTCATTTTGCAAAACTTGCTCATGGTTAACaggtccagcacaatctctatcAGCTGATTATTAAGCTATACAGCTTTATTTAGCCTTATAACTTTATAAAGCTGTTTTAAGCATCTTTGACCGTGGAGAACTGATCCCACTGTGTACTGTTTGACCACAGGGATCAAACTCTGGTCCCACCGGTGAGAAACGAGTGTGTTAAGTACAGTACTTGGACACCCATAGCTTAATAAAGCTATAGCTAAATAAAGACAGTCATTGTGCTGGATCTGGTTAAATTATGATACACTAAAGCTCATGAAACAAcagtacatttttaaaacaattacatataaatgCTAATATTGAATTGGACTCCTTTGATATTGAGTACAGGTTATTATTATAAGTGCACATGCTTAGAGGATgcttgttctctctctctctctctctctctctctctctctctctctctgaaaacaTACCATCGTAAAACAGTATGGGCCTCGTCTACAACAATCAATTTGAAGTGCTGGCTCCTGGTCACCATTTCACGCCATTTCGTAACGGATAAAATCGCTTCCGGAGAGGTAAATAAAAACTGAAACTTCTCATCTGTTATTTGATCATCTTCTTCTGAGTTTCTTCCGATGTAGGTCGCAGTAAATCCAAGTGACATCAAAGACTCGCACTGCTCTTTCATTATTGAAATCAGAGGGGTTATCACTAAAACATTGCAGGGATTTCGATGTTTTTCAGTCCACAACAATGGGAAAGCTTGATAACATAAGCTTTTCCCGCCCCCTGTCTTCATTGACAAATATACATCTCTTCCTTCTAACAACTTGTTTATGGTGTCTTCTTGGAAATCCTTTAATTTGCTTATTCCGAACCGTTCAGCAATCGCCATTTTgaattgtataccgaaattggaCTGAAAGCGTCTTTTTGATTGGACGAATTCGCTCAGGGTATACGTAaagcgcccaatcaaattgcctcatgaattattcatgagaacgagcgaataggtatgaatggacccacgggtgatggagagaggaacgaagcgtaatcaaccgtgggtttccgacgatggaagataacgaacagttataaatctcataacttctataagcaatgcaaaatggagagttgggcaaacacgaacccctggatatacaagaggtgggagcaggtgcctatgaggagtaagaatcccctgtcgacaggtcacacccgccgtgagtcctatatcttgaccaaGTAAacgagttatccgtagtcaaaatcaatgtgcaaagaacggccaaacaatcgccatgaaacacgtcagacaacagttgacccaatgataggttgtattgccaaattagatcgttataacgaccatagaatttgcgaaatgctgtctttaaacgcgactgttggaacccctgcaacatcaactttttgtcagtagcctgcttcgactTAAAAACTTACcgtacgtatcgaatcagtggaGATatttaaacaccacatgcaggtgataatggaattttgctacataaatatgggaagttaacgatggagaagctgaaatcattgaAATCCCgtatgtcataaagttgagatattagtttgtcgttaatatctactttcaatgaaatatccaagtaggaagcagaagtggatgactctttggtgtcttttatttcgagttcaccgggatatattgaatcaacataTAATTggaaattgttatttttaatagattgattgattgatttgctgtttaccgccacactcaacaattttccagttatctggtgacgcccagtttttattggtggaagagagatcccagatacaatgtaagagaacactgaccttccgaaagtaaactgggaaacaaTTCTCACGGAGCGAGTAGGATTCGAATctgcgccgaccagaggtgatttttaatagataatacgtcttcgatatatccaaatgtcgaattgaaggctacaacaaaatatttttttcttctcacgtaaagggttttgaattaattctgcttcatatgaatattgaaacaggtcagctaagaaaGGAGCACCATTCGTGCCCATGgtgattccaacagactgttggaagacctggtcaccaaagaccacgaaaatattgttaatgaggaacttttaagaagagttatctgcccatggtaaaaataaataagaaaaatctaattttccgAAAATATCTGTggtaattttacttcatatttttATCAAGAGGAAGTTTATGTGACCttttaccaagagatttgtatgaaaatacaatttcttttcattttttttactaTAACATTCTCTTCCCATATACtgcaacataaaaaaatcaagcAGTACTAATCAGAATTTGGTACCTCCCTATGGtgggttatttttatttcataatccctttaaaatgataccatgattagaattacaaaatcatatcttcatttattaaaaaaaatatgttcattatacattgaataccttattttaatttg
Above is a genomic segment from Ostrea edulis chromosome 3, xbOstEdul1.1, whole genome shotgun sequence containing:
- the LOC125671954 gene encoding probable ATP-dependent DNA helicase RecS, whose product is MAIAERFGISKLKDFQEDTINKLLEGRDVYLSMKTGGGKSLCYQAFPLLWTEKHRNPCNVLVITPLISIMKEQCESLMSLGFTATYIGRNSEEDDQITDEKFQFLFTSPEAILSVTKWREMVTRSQHFKLIVVDEAHTVLRWGESGCRGDEPFRVWYGKIGEIRSLIQCPILLITATANKAARSDLKRKFAMNDCFELIDNPDRDNIKLFVKKVKSTIPIADLFLFLVRLLKEKKELCERYIIFCPSIKLCGDVFSAFKMEKTQNIDMYHSKTIETVKENIKQDMQDENGKIRVLIATSAAGMGVNFKGVNNVIHFGPPKDMDSFVQQLGRAGRDGSQTAMALLLYNSRQCKNLDDDMKKYIDNSDKCRRQVMLSAYNYDPAENRVKHLCCDICNASCSCGKDNCNDYEHSFMDYEELQETSSDNSESESDTDSF